A DNA window from Parus major isolate Abel chromosome 9, Parus_major1.1, whole genome shotgun sequence contains the following coding sequences:
- the LOC107208689 gene encoding structural maintenance of chromosomes protein 4-like, with product MAGFNVITNKLKENYQMLTLGGDAELELVDSLDPFSEGIMFSVRPPKKSWKKIFNLSGGEKTLSSLALVFALHHYKPTPLYFMDEIDAALDFKNVSIVAFYIYEQTRNAQFIIISLRNNMFEIADRLIGIYKTQNTTKSVATNPKILAVKGLKELGLPECSVAQK from the exons ATGGCAGGATTTAATGTCATCACCAACAAGCTGAAGGAGAACTACCAGATGCTCACGCTGGGAGGGGATGCTGAGCTGGAGCTTGTGGACAGTCTGGATCCCTTCTCAGAGGGAATCATGTTCAg TGTGCGGCCTCCcaagaaaagctggaagaaaatctTCAACCTGTCAGGAGGAGAGAAGACCCTGAGCTCCCTGGCCCTGGTGTTTGCCCTTCACCACTACAAACCCACCCCTCTGTATTTCATGGACGAGATCGACGCCGCCCTCGACTTCAAGAACGTCTCCATCGTAGCATTTTACATCTAT GAGCAAACCAGAAACGCCCAGTTCATCATCATCTCCCTGAGGAACAACATGTTTGAGATTGCAGACAGATTAATTGGGATTtataaaacccaaaacaccaccaaaagTGTGGCCACCAACCCCAAaatcctggctgtgaaaggacTGAAGGAACTTGGTCTCCCTGAGTGCAGCGTAGCCCAAAAATAG